The Streptomyces rimosus genomic interval CGGTGGCGTCGCCGCGGATCAGGGAAGCGGCGGCGGCCGTGGATGCCGCCGAGCACGCGGTGATGACGGTTGACGACGAGGCCGCGCAGATGCGGTACGCGCAGGCGCTCAGCGACTGGGCCGAGGCGCGCGGGTACGAGGCCGAGACGCTCTGGGACATGTGCACCATGGCCGCGCTGGGCCTCCCGTACGAGAAGGCGCAGTGGCGGCAGGTGCGCACGCTCAGCGGCGGCGAGCAGAAGCGTCTGGTGCTGGAGTCGCTGCTGCGCGGCACCGACGAGGTGCTGCTGCTGGACGAGCCGGACAACTACCTGGACGTTCCGGGCAAGCGCTGGCTGGAGGAACGGCTGCGCGAGACGAAGAAGACCGTGCTCTTCGTCAGCCATGACAGGGAGCTGCTGGCGCGCGCCGCGGAGAAGATCGTCAGTGTTGAGCCGGGGCCTGCCGGCTCGGACGTATGGGTGCACGGCGGTGGCTTCGGTACGTACCACGAGGCGCGCAAGGAGCGTTTCGCGCGCTTCGAGGAGCTGCGGCGGCGGTGGGACGAGAAGCACGAGCAGCTGAAGAAGCTGGTGCGCGGCCTGCGGCAGGCGGCGGAGAACAGCCATGAGCTGGCTTCCCGCTACCACGCCGCCCAGACCCGGCTGCGCAAGTTCGAGGAGGCCGGGCCGCCGCCGGAGCCGCCGCGCGAGCAGGACATCACCATGCGGCTGCGCGGCGGCCGTACCGGCGTACGGGCCGTGACCTGCGAGAACCTTGAGCTGACCGGGCTGATGAAGCCGTTCGACCTGGAGGTCTTCTACGGGGAGCGGGTCGCGGTGCTGGGCTCGAACGGCTCCGGGAAGTCGCACTTCCTGCGGCTGCTCGCCGGGGACGACGTCGCGCACACGGGGATGTGGAAGCTGGGCGCGCGCGTCGTGCCCGGTCACTTCGCGCAGACGCACGCTCATCCGGAGCTGGAGGGCCGCACCCTTCTGGACATTCTCTGGAAGGAACACGCCAAGGACCGGGGCAAGGCGATGAGCGCGCTGCGCCGGTACGAGCTGGAGCGGCAGGCCGAGCAGCGCTTCGACCGCCTGTCGGGCGGCCAGCAGGCGCGCTTCCAGATCCTGCTGCTGGAGCTGGCGGGAACGACCGCCCTGCTGCTGGACGAGCCGACCGACAACCTCGACCTGGAGAGCGCCGAGGCCCTCCAGGAGGGGCTGGAGGCGTACGAGGGCACGGTGCTGGCGGTGACGCACGACCGCTGGTTCGCGCGGTCCTTCGACCGGTACCTGGTCTTCGGCTCGGACGGGCGGGTGCGGGAGACGTCGGAGCCGGTGTGGGACGAGCGGAGGGTGCAGCGCAAGCGCTGACGCTCCGCTGGAGTCCGTCCGGTGGTGGGCCCGTACCAGCGGCTCTTAGATGGACGCATGAGCGTGGAGGAAACGGGCACAGCGGGCGCGAGGGAGGCGGGGGAGCGCCCGGACTCCCCGGCCGTCGGGTGGCTGCTCGGGCGCGCCCCCTGGGCGCTGTGGGCGGTGGCCGCCGTGCTGATGGGGGCGGTGATCTTCAACATCCACCGGCACAGCCCCACCGTCGGCATGGACAACGACTTCGTGGTCAAGGCGGCGCGGGCGCTGCTGGACGGCGGCGCCCCGTACGCCGACAAGCGGTTCCTTTACCTGCCGAGCGCGGTGCTCGCCGCGGTGCCCGAGGCGCTGCTGTCCGCCGGGAAGCTGCGGCTGCTGGTGCCGGTGGCGGGTGTGGGGGCGGTGGTGCTGGGCTGGCTGCTCGCGCTGCGGATCTTCCGGGTCCCCGTACGGAGCAGGCTGGCGGCGCTCGGGGTGGCGGCCCTGGCGTTCTTCGAGCCGTTCCGCAACGTGGTGAACATCGGCAACTGGACGCTGGCCTCGGTGGTCGCGCTGCCGCTGATGCTGCTGCTGGCGCTGCGGTCCCGGTGGGTGGCCGCGGGCGCGGTCCTCGGGCTCGCGCTGGCCCTCAAGCCGCTGCTGGCACCGCTGCTCCTGCTGCTGGTCCTGGCGCGGCGGTGGCGGGCCCTCGCGGTGGCGGTGGCGGTGCCCGTCGTGGCGTCCGTGCTGGCGGCGCTGGTGATGCCGCACCCGGGCATGTTCTTCACTCGTACGCTGCCGTTCCTGCTGCACGGCCAGGACGGCTTCGCGCGGCCCTTCGACGCCTCGCTCGGCATGATCCTGACCCGGCTGGGCGTGCCGGAGACCGCGGCGTACGGGGTCGCCGCGGTGGCGGCGGTGGCCGGGACCGGGTGCGCCTGGGCGCGGTGGCGGCGCGGTGACCAGGGCCCGTCGCGGCTGGTCGAGACCGCCGCGATGCTGATGCTCGCGGCCTTCCTGGTGTCCCGGCCGTCCTTCGACCACTATCTGCTGGTGGTGCTGCCGCCGCTGGTGGCGTCCGTGGCCCTGCCGGGCTCGGCGGCCCGTACGGTCTGGTTCTGGATCGCCCTCGTACCGCAGGTCAGCGGGCTGGTCTGGCCGCATCTGGAAGCGCTGCACCGGCGGGCCTTCCGGGACGCGGTGATGCTGTGGACCGTCGCGGCCGTGATGGCATGGACATGCGTCCGGCCGCGCGTGCTGCGGGCGGTGGCTACCATGCCTATGGGGCCCGAGAGCACCGATCGCACGCCGGTTCGGGACGTGTTTTGACCCGGCCGGGGGCGGCCCGGTATTCTGCCAGTTCGTTATGCGTATTGGCTTGCTCTATCTCACGTGAGGGGCCCTTACGCCGGTCCACCGGGCCGATGACCAGCGGCAGGAACCCGGGTTGCGTCACCCGTGGGGCCGCCAGTGCTGGCGATCGATCGTGGTGACCAGTACAGGACCCTATTCACTGAAGAAGCGAAGGCTAACCGTGCGTACGTTCAGCCCCAAGCCCGGCGATGTCCAGCGCCAGTGGCACATCATCGACGCCCAGGACGTCGTCCTGGGCCGTCTGGCCTCCCAGGCCGCCTCCCTCCTGCGGGGTAAGCACAAGCCGGTGTACGCGCCGCACGTCGACACCGGCGACTTCGTCGTCATCATCAACGCCGACAAGGTGCACCTGTCCGGCAACAAGCGCATCCAGAAGATGGCTTACCGCCACTCCGGTTTCCCGGGCGGTCTGCGTGCGGTCCGTTACGAGGACCTGCTCGAGAAGAACCCCGAGAAGGCCGTCGAGAAGGCCATCAAGGGCATGCTTCCCAAGAACACCCTGGGCCGTCAGATGCTCTCGAAGCTGAAGGTCTACGCGGGCGCCGAGCACCCGCACGCTGCCCAGCAGCCGGTCCCGTTCGAGATCACCCAGGTCGCGCAGTAAGTCCGGCCACCCCCTAAGACGAAAAGAATCTGAGGAGCATCGTGGCTGAGACCACCCCCGAGACCCCGCTGGACGAGGTCGAGGTCGAGGAATACACCACCGAGACCGAGGTCCCGCTGGAGGGCGAGTACACCTCCGAGTCGCTCGCCTCGCGCTTCGGCGACCCGCAGCCGGCCGCCGGCCTCGGCCGTCGCAAGAACGCCATCGCCCGCGTGCGGATCATCCCGGGCACCGGCCAGTGGAAGATCAACGGTCGCACCCTTGAGGGTTACTTCCCGAACAAGGTGCACCAGCAGGAAGTCAACGAGCCCTTCAAGGTGCTCGAGCTCGACAACCGCTACGACGTCGTGGCCCGCATCTCCGGCGGCGGCATCTCCGGCCAGGCCGGTGCGCTGCGCCTGGGCGTGGCCCGTGCGCTGAACGAGGCGGACGAGGACAACAACCGCGGCCCGCTGAAGAAGGCCGGCTTCCTCAAGCGCGACGACCGTGCGGTCGAGCGCAAGAAGGCCGGTCTGAAGAAGGCCCGCAAGGCGCCGCAGTACAGCAAGCGCTAATTGCCGCTTGGCTGCTCGCGCGGCTCTTGGCGAACGCCCCGGTGGCACCATCCGTGCTGCCGGGGCGTTCGGCTATCCGGGACCAGCGGCGTATACCTGGACGCAATGCTCTGGTCCACGTACATCAACTCGGAGGACACCAGTGGGACGACTCTTCGGCACGGACGGTGTGCGCGGTGTCGCCAACGCCGATCTGACGGCCGAGCTGGCGCTCGGTCTCTCGGTCGCGGCGGCGCATGTGCTCGCGGAAGCCGGCACGTTTGAGGGGCACCGGCCGGTGGCCGTGGTCGGGCGCGATCCGCGGGCGTCGGGAGAGTTCCTGGAGGCCGCGGTCGTGGCGGGCCTGGCCAGCGCGGGCGTGGACGTGCTGCGGGTGGGCGTGCTGCCGACCCCGGCCGTGGCGTACCTGACCGGGTCGCTCGGCGCCGACCTGGGCGTGATGCTCTCCGCCAGCCACAACCCGATGCCCGACAACGGCATCAAGTTCTTCGCCCGCGGCGGCCACAAGCTCGCCGACGAGCTGGAGGACCGCATCGAGCGTACGTAC includes:
- a CDS encoding ABC-F family ATP-binding cassette domain-containing protein gives rise to the protein MGHVEAGHLEYYLPDGRVLLGDVSFRVGEGASVALVGANGAGKTTLLRLISGELQPHGGAVTVSGGLGVMPQFVGSVRDERTVRDLLVSVASPRIREAAAAVDAAEHAVMTVDDEAAQMRYAQALSDWAEARGYEAETLWDMCTMAALGLPYEKAQWRQVRTLSGGEQKRLVLESLLRGTDEVLLLDEPDNYLDVPGKRWLEERLRETKKTVLFVSHDRELLARAAEKIVSVEPGPAGSDVWVHGGGFGTYHEARKERFARFEELRRRWDEKHEQLKKLVRGLRQAAENSHELASRYHAAQTRLRKFEEAGPPPEPPREQDITMRLRGGRTGVRAVTCENLELTGLMKPFDLEVFYGERVAVLGSNGSGKSHFLRLLAGDDVAHTGMWKLGARVVPGHFAQTHAHPELEGRTLLDILWKEHAKDRGKAMSALRRYELERQAEQRFDRLSGGQQARFQILLLELAGTTALLLDEPTDNLDLESAEALQEGLEAYEGTVLAVTHDRWFARSFDRYLVFGSDGRVRETSEPVWDERRVQRKR
- a CDS encoding glycosyltransferase 87 family protein, yielding MSVEETGTAGAREAGERPDSPAVGWLLGRAPWALWAVAAVLMGAVIFNIHRHSPTVGMDNDFVVKAARALLDGGAPYADKRFLYLPSAVLAAVPEALLSAGKLRLLVPVAGVGAVVLGWLLALRIFRVPVRSRLAALGVAALAFFEPFRNVVNIGNWTLASVVALPLMLLLALRSRWVAAGAVLGLALALKPLLAPLLLLLVLARRWRALAVAVAVPVVASVLAALVMPHPGMFFTRTLPFLLHGQDGFARPFDASLGMILTRLGVPETAAYGVAAVAAVAGTGCAWARWRRGDQGPSRLVETAAMLMLAAFLVSRPSFDHYLLVVLPPLVASVALPGSAARTVWFWIALVPQVSGLVWPHLEALHRRAFRDAVMLWTVAAVMAWTCVRPRVLRAVATMPMGPESTDRTPVRDVF
- the rplM gene encoding 50S ribosomal protein L13; amino-acid sequence: MRTFSPKPGDVQRQWHIIDAQDVVLGRLASQAASLLRGKHKPVYAPHVDTGDFVVIINADKVHLSGNKRIQKMAYRHSGFPGGLRAVRYEDLLEKNPEKAVEKAIKGMLPKNTLGRQMLSKLKVYAGAEHPHAAQQPVPFEITQVAQ
- the rpsI gene encoding 30S ribosomal protein S9, coding for MAETTPETPLDEVEVEEYTTETEVPLEGEYTSESLASRFGDPQPAAGLGRRKNAIARVRIIPGTGQWKINGRTLEGYFPNKVHQQEVNEPFKVLELDNRYDVVARISGGGISGQAGALRLGVARALNEADEDNNRGPLKKAGFLKRDDRAVERKKAGLKKARKAPQYSKR